A genomic region of Papaver somniferum cultivar HN1 chromosome 7, ASM357369v1, whole genome shotgun sequence contains the following coding sequences:
- the LOC113298824 gene encoding amino acid transporter AVT1C-like — protein MAPAYDDMGRDRTFEFETDDEENLAEGGNDDDYDSDYNTSSSNRSEGSQAFSYSAWPQSYRQSMDMYTSVTPPTVGFLAGSSLGIGSSFLSTSVQRRPSYQSSEQTLIKPFISVSSLDKEGIQPPQTPASKHSSRRFSYQELPPTQECSYFQSVLNGINVLCGVGLLSTPYAVKQGGWISLSVLFIFAGISCYTGILLKRCLDSSPGLQTYPDIGQAAFGAPGRLMIAIILYVELYCCCVEYIILMGDTLSSIFPNANIDLGGVYLNSHHVFAIMTTLMILPTVWLRDLSLLSYLSAGGVIASLVVVVCLLWVGGVNQIGFHPAGTPFDLKNFPVAIGLYGFCYAGHSVFPNIYSSMKEPSQFPAALAISFGIVCFLYTGVAICGFLMFGDATQSQFTLNMPQKFVASRVAVWTTVINPLSKYALTVTPVALSLEELLPPALQKSHSVSVFIRTALVISTLAVALTIPFFGFVMALIGSILTMLVAFIFPCACYLSIRRGQLSRLETVSCILILLMGVACSIIGSYSSIAKILQKLGS, from the exons ATGGCTCCGGCATATGATGATATGGGACGTGATAGGACGTTTGAGTTTGAAACAGATGATGAAGAAAATCTAGCAGAAGGAGGAAATGACGATGATTATGATAGTGATTATAACACTTCATCTTCGAATCGTTCTGAAGGCAGTCAAGCTTTTAGTTATTCTGCCTGGCCTCAAAGTTATAG GCAATCGATGGACATGTATAcgagtgtgacacctccaactgTTGGATTCCTGGCGGGCTCGAGTTTGGGAATCGGCAGCTCTTTCCTGTCTACATCAGTGCAAAGGAGACCATCATATCAAAGTTCTGAACAAACGTTAATTAAACCGTTCATTTCCGTATCGAGCTTAGACAAAGAAGGAATCCAGCCTCCTCAAACACCAGCGTCAAAACATTCATCACGACGTTTCTCATATCAAGAATTACCACCTACCCAAGAATGCTCTTATTTTCAATCCGTCCTTAACG GAATCAACGTTCTGTGTGGTGTGGGACTCCTTTCGACACCTTATGCTGTTAAACAAGGAGGGTGGATCAGTTTGTCAGTGTTGTTCATATTCGCAGGCATTTCTTGCTACACGGGAATCCTCTTGAAGCGTTGTTTAGATAGTTCTCCTGGGCTCCAAACATATCCTGATATTGGACAGGCTGCTTTTGGTGCACCCGGTCGTTTGATGATAGCT ATAATCTTGTATGTAGAACTATAT TGTTGTTGTGTAGAATACATAATTCTTATGGGTGATACCTTGTCGTCGATTTTCCCAAATGCCAACATAGACCTTGGTGGAGTGTATCTGAACTCTCACCATGTCTTCGCCATAATGACAACTCTAATGATTCTTCCCACTGTCTGGCTTCGAGACCTAAGTTTACTTTCATATCTTTCAG CTGGTGGAGTGATTGCATCACTAGTGGTAGTTGTTTGCTTGTTATGGGTTGGTGGCGTAAACCAAATCGGATTTCATCCAGCTGGGACACCATTTGACCTCAAAAACTTTCCTGTTGCTATCGGCTTATATGGTTTTTGTTATGCTGGACATTCTGTTTTCCCAAACATCTACTCTTCCATGAAAGAACCATCACAGTTTCCGGCAGCTCTTGCTATTAG TTTCGGAATCGTTTGCTTCCTGTATACTGGGGTAGCTATCTGCGGGTTTCTGATGTTCGGTGACGCCACACAATCCCAGTTTACTCTAAACATGCCTCAGAAATTTGTTGCTTCTAGAGTTGCAGTTTGGACAACG GTTATTAATCCACTCTCCAAGTATGCATTGACAGTCACTCCAGTCGCATTGAGTCTAGAGGAACTCTTGCCACCAGCACTGCAGAAATCTCATAGTGTTTCAGTATTTATCAGGACAGCACTAGTTATCTCAACATTAGCCGTGGCGCTCACGATTCCGTTCTTTG GTTTTGTTATGGCATTGATCGGTTCAATTCTTACAATGCTTGTG GCTTTCATCTTTCCCTGTGCGTGTTATTTAAGCATTCGACGTGGCCAATTAAGTAGATTAGAG ACTGTGTCTTGCATTTTAATTCTCTTGATGGGTGTGGCATGCTCGATTATCGGTTCATATTCGTCCATAGCAAAAATTCTTCAAAAATTGGGTTCataa
- the LOC113298825 gene encoding uncharacterized protein LOC113298825: protein MAYLQHMVPSTSSTLRQSVGCNSSFLHSGMRPALVGLELRNKKKRLPSLTVVAAVGDVTSDGNNFLIAGAIGVALIGTAFPIFFSRKDICPECDGAGFIRKGGATLNANAARKDLPQIVCANCNGLGKLGQVDK from the exons ATGGCATATCTACAGCATATGGTACCATCAACATCATCGACTCTACGACAGTCAGTAGGCTGTAACTCATCATTCCTACATTCAGGAATGAGACCGGCACTTGTGGGTTTAGAGCTGAGGAATAAGAAGAAGAGATTGCCATCGTTAACGGTTGTAGCAGCTGTGGGAGATGTAACTTCTGATGGCAATAATTTTTTGATAGCAGGAGCGATTGGTGTGGCTCTAATTGGAACTGCGTTTCCCATCTTTTTCTCTCGCAAAGATAT ATGCCCAGAGTGTGACGGGGCGGGATTTATAAGAAAAGGTGGTGCAACACTAAatgctaatgctgctcgaaaggATCTGCCTCAGATCGTGTGCGCAAACTGCAATGGACTTGGCAAACTTGGTCAGGTTGACAAGTAA